A part of Papilio machaon chromosome 21, ilPapMach1.1, whole genome shotgun sequence genomic DNA contains:
- the LOC106712721 gene encoding alpha-tocopherol transfer protein-like has translation MLLDLYQYEYGACSGLSIVINFQGVTLSHLGKLEIVVVQQFLYYLQEAMFLKIKEVHLMNAPSFTDKLMLFLKPFMKKELLESIRIHQKGSSTIESCVPIASLPKDAGGQYKSYKEIKDETLAKLRDNEEFFFNENKKRVTESLRPGKGLDMSEIFGSVQGSFKKLDID, from the exons ATGTTGTTGGACCTTTATCAGTACGAATATGGCGCTTGTTCCGGACTGAGCATTGTTATTAACTTCCAAGGTGTCACACTTTCCCATTTGGGAAAATTAGAAATCGTTGTCGTACAACAAttcctttattatttacag GAAGCAAtgttcctgaaaataaaagagGTTCACTTAATGAATGCCCCGTCATTTACCGACAAactgatgttatttttaaaaccatttaTGAAAAAGGAACTTCTGGAGTCGATCAGAATACATCAGAAGGGGTCTTCTACGATTGAGTCGTGCGTACCGATAGCCAGTCTACCAAAAGATGCTGGAGGACAGTATAAAAGTTACAAGGAAATTAAAG ATGAGACATTGGCAAAATTAAGAGATAATGAAGAGTTCTTCTTCAATGAAAACAAGAAGAGAGTAACGGAATCTTTAAGACCGGGGAAAGGGTTGGACATGTCAGAAATCTTTGGAAGTGTTCAAGGTTCTTTCAAGAAGTTAGATATTGATTGA